A region of the Novipirellula galeiformis genome:
ATCACTTCCTCGAAGCTCATCAACGAAGACGCCAATCAGGAACCCTCGCGATGTAACCCAACAGAATTCCAAAACAAATGACAACCACCACTTGTCAAACCTAGGACTTCATAGTCGGCACGCGTCAGCGGGTACGCGCGAAAGATTCTCCATTATCAATACGCCCGGCTCGCGAACTTCGGTGCACGCGTTTGTCACCCTCCGTCGTCGATCGAGCAGAGCATATCACGCTGGGATCGATTGAGCTGTGCAGCAAGCCGTCTTTTTAAGTACGTATTTTACAGCATCGTCGACCGATGTCCAAAGCCCGACGTGAAGTAGGTATGCAATGGCAAACGTCGCTGTTCGGCCATGACCTTGAGCACAATGTATGTAGACGTTGCCGTCAAGTTTCGCGACCTGAGCAGCACGCTGCGTCAATACATCGGGCGCCATGTAGTGCCCGTCCAGCGTTGGAAACGAGATATAGCCTGGTGACCGAAGACCGACAGGTTCGTTGAATTCACATGTCAGGTCGACAATGTGGTCGAAGTGCGATGGGCGTTCGTCCGACAGCAGGCGGCGGCCAATAAATACGTTCTCCGTTTGTTGATTGTATGCGGATTCACGGAAGAAGTAGCGAACCAAGTGCCAGACGAGCGCTAGATACGCAAGGAATGGAGCGAGCAAAACCGAGTGTCCCGGTGAAAGAGTCCCGTTCGGACGTTTGCCGAAG
Encoded here:
- a CDS encoding dual specificity protein phosphatase family protein, which produces MKYGTSFAILAALMAIYTFHNGSWFYILLWPALSFALVSIAYFGAGTVVFGKRPNGTLSPGHSVLLAPFLAYLALVWHLVRYFFRESAYNQQTENVFIGRRLLSDERPSHFDHIVDLTCEFNEPVGLRSPGYISFPTLDGHYMAPDVLTQRAAQVAKLDGNVYIHCAQGHGRTATFAIAYLLHVGLWTSVDDAVKYVLKKTACCTAQSIPA